A region of the Arachis hypogaea cultivar Tifrunner chromosome 15, arahy.Tifrunner.gnm2.J5K5, whole genome shotgun sequence genome:
TTGATCGCTACCTTCTTTTGTTGTAAAATCATTCATCCCAAAAGATTAAGTTAACAGGAAACACGAATGACTATATGTCTAATAAAAAAGCAAATTAAAGGCATGTTGGAATGCAAGTAGGTAATAGAAAGAAAATGATTATGATCTTGCCTTTTGAGCCTCAGTCAGTTTTCTTCCAAAGGCAGGAGGAGCTGGCCGCTTTGGGAGTCTCTTAACATCTACTTCAGCACCTCTTTattagaaaagaaacaagaagatcACATGAACACCagagaaataattgattgaattgaaagaacaaGTTTAGAGAACCTGCTGACAACAAAGTAGACAGAGTCAGGCTTAGCTTGAATTGCAGTTTTGGTAAATCCAAGCTTATCTGCAGGCCACAATTCATCTCCAAAGAAACTACTTGTATACAGAACTTGATCCCCTACCTTCAACCCTGCTCTTGCTGCATTCCCACCACCTTCAATACCCTAGAACACAATCCATGTAAGACATCATGAAACTATGAATGAGACGagaaaggtgaaaactcaggtacaATTAACTTCGTTGAGGTTGATAGTTAAGAGCAGGTAAATAATAaggtaaataataatttagatcaactttacgtgaagatATGAGTGATGAGAAATTATATTACTAACAGTGATGAGAACACCGCCACCAGGCTTTTGGCCCAAGGTGAGACCGAGTGGCTTGTCAACTTCAACCTCAATCTGCTTTGAAGCGCCAGCAGTTCTTGCAGTGATGTCAAGTCTTCTTCTCGTAGCCTTCTTGTTGTTATCAACAAAGAAGGAGTGCGAGAGAGACCTTTTGGCTTCGGGAAGTGAGACGCCTTGTAAGGATGTTGGAGTCAGAACTGTCTTGGAGTTCTTGATGGTGGTGCCGGTGAAGGTGGTGGCAGAGCCTGCTGCTACCACTGCTGTTGCTGACATGGCTCCGGTGTGTTAATTAGTGAACAAACAGGAACTACAACCAACCGTTGCTTCTCAAATCTCAATATTACTTCCAATGCTTGTGCTCTGTGTATTTGTTGCAGCTGCGAATTGTGATCAGAGAAAATGCTTCATTTTTTTTTCCCGGAAGAGATAATATATGATTGGTGGTGGACATGAGGACAGCAAGTTTATGGCTTTGAGCCattgaatttttttgttctttttttcttttcttcccctcttttGTCAATTGGCAGAAAATGTGGTTTCTTGGTGGTTTTCCGAAATTTCAATCGCACAAAAGCCCAAAAAAAAACGTGTTTTTTCGctgaaaattattaaaagtaaatTACCTTGTAAAGAATATTACAAAAtgtgttaaatttttaataaaaatttacaatttaaatacaaaatataatattttgatatCAAATTGAAGTAtacaatattttatatttatgtaaaattaaattttaatttacaaaaataaaaaatgtgtttAACAACTCAAAAATAAACAAAGGGTAAATTAAAAATTGTTGAAATTGAATGGTTTCTTGCAAATAAAGTCAAGTGAACCCTTTTTAGAGTAAAATAGTACAAAATAAGGTTCAAACGACACCGTTTTTGGCAAATAGTAAGATAAAAAGTGCTCCTATAAAACATAGACTCATAGTAGCGGGTCGCCGTTTAGCTCAGTTGAGTTGAGTTATTCGTAacttgttggagaagaagaagataaaaaatggAGGAAGTTCAAAAGAGCATAGCGCACCAAATCGGAGGGGTTCAAAACGATGCCCTTCGTTTTGGACTCCAAGGTGTCAAGAGCGACATCGTTGGTTCTCATCCTCTCCAATCTGCCCAGGAATCCGTAATCACTTTCTCTCAATTTCCTTATCTTAGGGTTTTCTTTCACCCCCTTTTATCATTCGATTCAAATTGAATCTGAAATGTCGATGTTAATATTAGTGAAGGTGATGTTTTTATCCAAATTCAGGTCTATCTCATGATCccttttttgctttctctttgttattttcagGCCAATAGGATAAATGAAGCGATGAAGAAGCAATGCCTGGTCAATTTGTACGGAACTGCGTTTCCGCTGAAGATGGACCTTGACAGGCAAATTCTATCTCGGTATTGTTCACTtcacttctcttttcttttctgatAAAACCCTACTTTTGTATTTGGAATTAACTGTGCTCTTCTCCATGTGTTGAATCTGTTGCCGTGACACTTTCTTTGTGCATGAGTTATCTGTGGCATAGTTTTGCATCACTAGTGTTATGAATCTTGTAGACTCTGTCTCCGTGTCATAGAAATTTTAGGAACTTGTATAGATATCCTCATGTTCCTTGCTTATAGGGTATAGGACAATGGTATTGAGATATATACTATAATTTTTCATGTAATATTAATATGAAAACAGCTATTAACATGTGAATGAGAGTAATTAAGTCGCCACCTAGATTTTGTGGGTGACCAGACTTTATTTACGCATTTGGTGTAGAAATCTTCTGTTAGGTAGTGTTACAGAAAGTTCTAACACTTAAAAGTGTACTCTGTTCTGTTTCTTTTGTATATTGACTGGGATATGGATTGTTTTGTGGCTCTTCCTTACTTTGATTCTTGGCCAATCTGCTTCAATTCAAACCTAAGAACCTCCTCAATACAAGTCCTAAAAATCCTACCCAAAAGTCTTTTCCAGCAGGAAAGGATCAAACAAACCAATCTACCACATTAAAACCCAGCCCAAAATGCAAATATGGCAGGTCCTCTGCTGCCACGGATGTAAATTGAAGTGATCTTGAATCCTAGGCAGTGAGATAGACATTAAAGAAATTGATAGTAAATTGCAGGATGGGCACTATCACATAATATAGGACTGTAGAAATCAATGGAAAGTGTTTTTGGTGACTTATCTTTTGCTATTTTTTGTACAGCATTGGCtgtttgtttgttggtttgtttgTGCCTTGCTACGTGTGGCTCCCTTCCTCGTATGTTGTACTTTGTGTTGGTggctatatttaattttttatatatgattCTTTGATTCTGTGTAGATTCCAGAGGCCTCCAGGAGTAATTCCTTCTTCCATGCTGGGTTTGGAGGCATATACAGGAAGTCTTGATGATTTTGGCTTTGAGGATTATCTAAATGGTAATGACACAGTTTATTGAATACTTTGGTCTCTAAATGGTTCAAGTTTTGCTATGTGTTTTCTTGGTTTACCTGTCTCATTTCATTTAATTGCGGCTGCAGATCCCCGTGAATCAGAGACCTTGCGGCCATTGGACATGCATCATGGAATGGAAGTTCGCCTTGGTCTCTCTAAGGGGCCAGTCTGCCCTAGTTTTATGTAATTGAAGCATGGGACTCTAATTACTCAATGAACCTGCATGTCTATTGTTAATCTTGTATTCCTTAAGGATGTTATCAATCTTATGTTGGGTTAAACATTTCATATCTTTCCGAGTGAAACAGGGTTGTCATACTACTTTATGCAAGTGAGATGGGCATTTTCTGTTCCAGCATATCTACTACCCAATTTCTGAACTTAGTGGCCAGTGTGGGGTAAAGTTTTTTCTGTTTTAAGGGTAATGTTTTTTCTGTTTTAAGGCAATCACAAATGGTCTTTGTCTATTTTAACTGCTTTgatggtggtgttggtgttgggaTCTTTCCCTCGTCTTTACCAGCTGCAGCTGGTTTTTGTTTTCGTCCGATTTTGCCTTTCCATACCATTTTTAACATCCGGTTTAACCAAAAATTCCGTATTAATGCCACTCCCCCAAAATCAATCCAAGTATCCAACCCCATTGAATCGCTTCAAGCTGGTTACTTCTAAAGATGAAGTTACATTCTCTTGTGGAACACTTAGGCTCATTGATATCGCATGTGCCTAACATCCTTGAGTGATGTTtcaatatgtttattttattttaaagaaaatttgaaGTTTTAAAATGATTATTTATTTTCGTTATCCAGGCAATTTTAATGCGTTTTttcaatattttgatttttaatttaatgGCTTTTTTTTAGTAAACTGTAAAAGTTGAAAAAGAACATTTTAATGTGTGCACACCCTATTCAGTAATCACCCCCCTTTTTGCCTTAACTACTCCCTTTTGatcataatattaaaatatattttaacaattaGTATAGTACTCAATTTTCGCAATAGCATTACTACAATAAACTACCTCTCTTTTTCAGGCTGTATTAAtgtactaaaataataataaagttttaTTATTCTgtaagtttttataattttattaaatttttaattaactcGCTATATTTAAACCAAAAGAGAATGGTTTATTTATTGGCTAAGTGTTAAAGGTCCATGAAAAAAAGTAAGGAAAGCAGAGAAAAAATGATGTGTGATAGAGAAGAGAAGCAGCagaagaagatagagaaaaaTTGACGTGTGATAGAGAAGAGAAGCAGCAGAAGAAGATATAGAATGCTGTTATACAGGCGTGTCCCATATTTTGGGACACTGAAGTATCTTTCTTTTTGAGGATATGTCACTCCACAACACAATAGAGAAGGGGATAGATGAACAATAAAATAGCAGGTTAGCCTCAAATTCTCCCTGGCttcctttatcttattttatctaaatTCCAAACAATATTTTCACCTTGACTAtgctaaatttatttatttacctttTTAAGATGAATCCTTCAATTCATTCACATAAATTATTATAACAATAATGTTCCACGTCCATATAAAAAACCTATCCAAGTCATCCAAGCACTTTTTCGTTAACGTGCCTCATCCCCTCCTCAAGTTACGTGAAATATACGTACGCCCCCCTCTCCCTACTATCAACGTAACGATTTACGTAAACCTCTTCTTTAAAGtaaacattcttcttcttcttctctttttcaacgtTAACGATTTCCATTGTAATTTTCGAATCTGCAATCTTTACCGCTCGTcgttcttcctcttttttttcttctcttctgctCGTTGTTCTTCTCTGTTGTTCGTCcttcttcttcctattcttcttcgttttcttcttcgattttGTGGATTTATCTTCATCATTTTCAGATTTCAATATTCTATCAAAACAAtaaatgattcaacttcaaataagTTGAATAAGAGCGTTTTGGATTATtcttttgaaacgaatcaaaagGACgaggtttggatttttttttaatcgaattgaatggaatgcaattgttaaattgaattgaatgtacGCATgtgttctgaattgaattgaagtcataatctctaaattgtagatacatgtgttttgaatttgattttatatcatGGATAATATTCCATTCATTTAGTagtatacaattgtttcaccatgagcaCGTGTTTGATTCATTATGTAGAAatctgtttgaatttgaatttatataatggataatgttccattcatttagttctatacaattgtttcaccataataacatgttcggttcattctgcagacCAAGTGTGTTGTGGATGAACAATCTGTCCCAAAATAGTTTTattggtaaaataaaataaaataaaatagtaaaaatccGAGAAATGTAGTTTTATTGGTAACACAACAATAAGGTGTTAAGTAGTAAGTACAGTAAAAGCTGAATATAAACTAATTATAACAGAGATAAAATTacaaagtagagacacaaaacaaacGTATGCATGCTAAAGCCACTAAAAATAAAATCCTCAAACTTATGTAGTCGTTGCTAATATTAATAATCTGCAAATATTGTACAATCCCTTCTGAATTTCATTAGCTCATCAACACATCTCGCAAATCCAACAGCACACAGCAAAGAAGCTGCATCAATCATAACagttacataaaaaattaatcattttttattttttattttgcaattttattacaaaatagaCTTTATTCGAATGAAAGGCGATAAATATGTTTAATGTGTACATATACTTACGTTATAGCGTGGCTTCTCCTTCTTTGTCACCATTGTCTTCTTCATTTTTTCTGTAAGgataaaaaaatttggtcaataattCACTCAATACGCTGACAAGCACAAACATGCACATtttaatcaagtgaatcaaaacgAACAACTTCACTGAACCGAACAACATTCATGTGCtaaataaaatgtgataaacatttaatcgtcaataaaaatatttttgcatgcaCAAGGGctcaactgaacacactaacaatcaagtgaatcaaaatgaccaACTCCAATGAACTGAACTCCATTCATGttttgaataaaacgtgataaacattcaatcagcaaaaaaaatatttctacatCCAAAAAAACTctactgaacacactaacaatcaagtgaaccaAAATGACCAACACTAATGAACCGATCAATATATtacagaaagaaaataacaatacaTTTTCTATTTGTATGCCCTAGTTACGtaataaaaatgatttaaaataagCCGATCTACTAAACGAAGCAACTCAATCCACTAAACCTTAAATCGAACTAGGAGAAATGCGAGTTTTGAGagaaattaaatgaacataataacaatagtttttctcataccttgcaGAGTCTCTattcttatttttgtttgttttttcttcttccttttaaaAACTTGACACGATTCTGGAGTAGGAGCAGTTTTCGCAAAGAACATGATGGAGgtttgagagattttgagagagatttaaACTTCTCCAGTGGCGGTTTCGAGGTTGAAGAAGGAACGTTGTTTTATAATGAAGGTGCGAATGAATGTTAAATGTTTCCGGAGTTTGGGTGCGGGAATACACACGCTCATTTAATgtgattgagttttttttttttttttgtattgggCTAGCTTAGATGGACTTAGATGAAAAATTATATGAATGTGTAGCCCAACTGTTATTAAAATATCTTAGTAGCCTTGATTCTTGATTCCAATATGCACAAAGATTATAAGATAAATGAAGTTTTTAGATTTGATTTGATATCTCTTGAATGGAGGCAACAACCAGAATAGAAGGAGTGCTAGCTTATACTTTCTCTCAACGGGTAAACAtcttaaaactattttaaaaaaggaATAGATAgtgaaaaattcaaaacattaATTCTAGTTAATGCAGTTAAGAATCTGTTCAAAAAGAAGAAGACCAACAAAATACAACATAGAATTGAATACGAGATGGGAAGAAAAAAAGAGTTATAGTTTAAATAAAGTGCCACTTCATTTTGAAAACTATTcaataatttaagaaaaaaaaagtacagCATCAAATCAATAAGAGTAAAGACTAACTTTAAAGTTAGGAGAATTGTCTCATTGGTGTCAATGCAAAAAATATTGCCAAGCTATCAATTTCTTGAAGAGCAGTCAAAAGTTTATATAGTTTTAGATTCATTAGTATATTCATGATTCATGACTTTCCTTCCTCATTTACCTTTAAATTCTTAGATCAattgctaaaaataaaaattagactaCTTTTAAAGGTGTAACTTTAGATCATTGCTAATACCCATATTGCTACGTTGATATAACATAGTTATAGActtgtaacatttttttatttaaatttgtaacataatttattacttttcaaaagaaatttgtgtatcaatattttgagtttaatgaaatatcttattttgtaataattaattttagtatatttatattatgataataataataattattgaaaaaaataattgagattttagaaaaaAGATAGCTCGTTGCTTCTAAAAAatgagtataatataactaaaaaaaagtattaaGCTTTTAGTGGTAATAGTAatgataattaaaattgaataacATTACAAATTTAGAGTTACTTTTAGTAACCATATAAATTGCAGGTAAAATAGTTTtagcaacaataataatagtaactaaaagtgaataacattaTCATCTTAGAATTACTTTTAGTGACCATAGAAATTACTAAAAGAATAGctgctaaaaattaaaaaagtttttgCTGGCAATTGTATAAATGCCGCTAAAACCTTTTAGCGGCTATTTTTGTtaccattaaaagaaaaataaatggtcgctaaaaatgatttttttagtaatgttcttttattgtgtATCAACCTTAATTAATATgatttgcaaataaaatatatacatttcattatttgaattaattagtCAAATATCCATTAAGAAATAAAACCTACAAATAAtatcattatattatatattgtcTTACAATAGGTAGTATTCTGGCGCCAAAATTCCTGACATAGCGCATTTTGGTGTCGTCTCTCTTCTCAAAATATTTTAGGAAAGTACCTTATTTAGAATTATatgaaaattaatatttaatgactAAAATTCTACTAATTGTCAATCGttctaataaatttaatttatatttctcttttattgtgtATCAACTTTAATTAATAtgatttgtaaataaaatatgtatatctcattgtttaaattaattagtcaaatatccattaaaaaaaatttatacatataatatcattatattatattattttacacCAGATAActttctagaaaaaaaaaaaaactgacatGATGCGTTTTGGTATCAATATGCATACCGCTCTAACTTTAGAATGttttaaaaagtatatttttttgaaattatagaaatattaatatttaatgattaaAATTCTACTAATtcttaatcattttaataaatctAGTTATGTCCCTTTTTTATTGTGTATCAATCTTAATTAATAtgatttgtaaataaaatatatctatcttattatttaaattaattagtcaaatatttattaagaaataaaatctacaaattgtattattttagaataataaaatatgaataatgattaAAAGATCTAATTTATCTTTCTAATActtaaataataagaatttaaatatatatttttaaaatattaaaaataaataaaaatataaaactatttttaaataaaaattaaaaaatagttagaaagataaattaggatttttaataatttttatataaattaaataataaaaaataaaattaaagaaaacaaagaaatatgATAAGAGGAGCTGTCGAGCTGAAAGCTGACGGAGTTTATTACGAATAAGGTTACGTGACGTGCATTAAAACTTAAATATCGGCATTAGGAAGTTGCTTTATCAAGACAGGTGTGTATTTATTAAGTGGCATTCTTATTCCCTCAATCAACATTGAAGAAAAATGTTGCACGTATAAGTTCTCCagtaaatcaaattcaattaagtttattaataaaatttaaatgaataaataaaggtaataaaaataatttttatttatgttagactaatttaattagatttaattgataaaaaaatttatacatataatattattttaaaaaatattaaaatttattattttttactattaattaattattaatatctaaaatataaaataaaatatattattaaataaaaaataaattaataattaaaaataataaattttaaaaatatttattatttttattattctaaaaaagtattaaaaaattaacaaattttataatttataattattaattaattattattaatatttttaattatataaaattatatttaataatataaaattatttatttttttttactaattaaatactagttaaattttaataaaaatattctcgAGATACATTTTCTattctaaataataaatacaaactTCCTCTCTCTTTTAACACTTAGCTTGATCACAGTCCAAGTCACTATCCAGTTTCCCTATCAACTTCCACATCTTCTCATTCTTGTTTATACTTTACTTAACCCCACACAAGCACACTCGCACAAACCCCGCATCCCCAGAAAAGAAGCATGGTGAAGTGGAAACTTGTGGCGGTTTGCTCCGTCGTCGCCATCTTGGGCCTCTTATCTGCTGCCACTGCTTTCGCTGCTGAGGCTACCAGGATCAGGGTCAGAtccctctttttctttctccttttcgtACCATATAGGATCCTAGCTAGGGATTTTTGCTGGCAGGGTAGGTTTTgaagtaataataataagaaaggtTTGTTTTTTGCTTTGCAGGCTTCTCAAGTTCAGTTTGTTACTGCTGTTCAATGTGAATATCCCCGAACACCAGCTTTACCACTTGGTTTAACTTCAGTGCTGGCTCTTATCATAGCACAAATAATATTGACTGTTGCAAATGGGTGTTGCTGTTGCAGAAGATCCCCTGCAATCTCAGATGCCAATTGGAGATGTGTAGTTCTCTGCTTTGTTCTCTCATGGTATGCTAATTAATTCACTTTTTAGTTCTTAAACTCTAAGTCTGCTGCTGTCATTGGACTTCTTTTAGGAATCTCTGTGATGTTCTAGAAAATGTTCTGATGTTGTGAATGTTAATGTGAATGAGATACCCAAGCTTAACTTGAGTATTAAAAAAATGCTATTGTATGTGCTAAAAATGCATGCATAATTGATACTAGTCATGTCAATTAGCACAAATGATATGTACTTGTGAAGGTATTATGTTTTTCCCTCTCCATCCTTTCAAACTTGTAGAGAATCATAAGTGCAATTTGTTCTTCTTTTGTACATCAAAACCCAAGTTTTCTGTACAGTGATAGACTAGGTTTTTCTATAATAGAACCGGGTGCTGGCAAGGCATTTGATGGAGATTTGGATCTCACATATGTCCTGAAAACTTAGGAATGTTCCAACTGAGCTGCAAACAAACTTGTTGGGTGCTAAGTTTTGTAAATTATACTTATGTCGATCAGGTATGCTTATGTGGTTAAAATATCTGTTTCAACAGGTTCACATTCGTTATTGCATTCCTCCTGTTGCTGACTGGTGCTGCCCTCAATGATCAACATGGTGAAGAGAGCAT
Encoded here:
- the LOC112749786 gene encoding protein MODIFYING WALL LIGNIN-2, which translates into the protein MVKWKLVAVCSVVAILGLLSAATAFAAEATRIRASQVQFVTAVQCEYPRTPALPLGLTSVLALIIAQIILTVANGCCCCRRSPAISDANWRCVVLCFVLSWFTFVIAFLLLLTGAALNDQHGEESMYFGNYYCYVVKPGVFSAAAILSLVSIASGIAYYLTLTTGKSVGSPWGNSSYPNQGGIAMGQPQFPPQTSQDPVFVHEDTYVRRQFT
- the LOC112749784 gene encoding uncharacterized protein, whose product is MSATAVVAAGSATTFTGTTIKNSKTVLTPTSLQGVSLPEAKRSLSHSFFVDNNKKATRRRLDITARTAGASKQIEVEVDKPLGLTLGQKPGGGVLITGIEGGGNAARAGLKVGDQVLYTSSFFGDELWPADKLGFTKTAIQAKPDSVYFVVSRGAEVDVKRLPKRPAPPAFGRKLTEAQKARATHICLDCGYIYTLQKPFEEQPDTYSCPQCQAPKKRFAKYDVNTGKAIGGNLPPIGVIIGLVAGVGAVGALLVYGLQ
- the LOC112749785 gene encoding cyclin-B1-2 produces the protein MEEVQKSIAHQIGGVQNDALRFGLQGVKSDIVGSHPLQSAQESANRINEAMKKQCLVNLYGTAFPLKMDLDRQILSRFQRPPGVIPSSMLGLEAYTGSLDDFGFEDYLNDPRESETLRPLDMHHGMEVRLGLSKGPVCPSFM